A single window of Rana temporaria chromosome 1, aRanTem1.1, whole genome shotgun sequence DNA harbors:
- the LOC120927407 gene encoding vomeronasal type-2 receptor 26-like produces MCGYKCRYMFPSLIISEEVDELQNIFYITEQVQLNFCCCNLSNERILLVLLDVYFCILDQNIFCEAWLPYTIISVLLLLNRSYSSILSQVPRGQCSEECLPGFRKSIREGYHPCCYNCAPCSEGEISNQSDSELCKKCPENEWPNKAKTICIDKVNEYLSYEGDILVLFFSITSVIFATTSLLILGLFVWFRSTPIVRANNRNLSFILLLSLILSFLSVFMFLGRPVDITCMLQQVTFGVSFTISASSILAKTIMVFIAFKATRPGSSCRKWVGVKLPNTVMLFCSSIQVMNCILWLSISPPFQEYDMDSYPGKIIIQCNEGSVIGFYSMLGYMGFLAAVSFLLAFMVRTLPDSFNEAKYITFSMLVFCSVWIAMIPAYLSTRGKYMVAVEIFAILTSSAGILLCMFSPKLYILLFKPELNTRGTMLGKRMM; encoded by the exons ATGTGTGGATATAAATGCCGGTATATGTTCCCATCACTCATTATATCTGAAGAAGTGGATGAACTACAAAACATCTtctacattacagaacaagtccagctaAAT TTTTGTTGCTGTAACCTTTCTAATGAAAGGATTCTGCTAGTACTCCTAGATGTCTATTTCTGTATTCTGGATCAGAACATATTCTGTG AAGCTTGGCTTCCCTACACTATTATATCTGTACTTTTACTCTTGAATAGATCATATAGCTCTATATTATCTCAGGTCCCAAGAGGTCAATGCTCCGAGGAATGTCTTCCGGGGTTCAGAAAATCTATAAGAGAAGGATATCACCCATGTTGTTATAATTGTGCTCCGTGTTCAGAAGGAGAAATATCAAACCAATCTG ACAGTGAACTCTGCAAGAAGTGTCCTGAAAATGAATGGCCTAACAAAGCTAAAACTATTTGTATTGACAAGGTCAATGAGTATTTATCATACGAGGGGGAcattctagttttatttttttctataacttcAGTCATATTTGCTACAACATCTCTCCTTATACTTGGACTATTTGTTTGGTTTCGGAGCACTCCCATAGTCAGAGCCAATAACCGGAACCTCAGCTTcattctgctcctctccctcataCTGAGCTTCCTTTCTGTATTCATGTTCCTTGGCCGTCCTGTGGATATTACCTGTATGCTGCAACAAGTCACTTTTGGAGTTTCCTTCACCATCTCAGCATCTTCTATCCTCGCCAAAACCATCATGGTCTTCATTGCTTTTAAAGCCACCAGACCTGGAAGCTCATGTAGAAAATGGGTGGGAGTCAAACTTCCCAATACAGTCATGTTATTCTGCTCATCCATTCAGGTTATGAATTGCATTCTCTGGTTGTCCATCTCTCCACCATTTCAGGAGTATGACATGGACTCCTATCCTGGGAAGAtcatcattcagtgtaatgaagggtcagttatcggcttctactctatgttgggttatatggggtttctggcagctgtgagttttcttctggctttcatggtgaggacattaccggacagttttaatgaggccaagtacatcaccttcagcatgctggtgttctgcagtgtctggattgccatgatcccggcctatctgagcaccagagggaaatacatggtggctgtggagATATTCGCCATACTGACCTCCAGTGCTGGAATATTATTGTGTATGTTTTCTCCAAAACTctacattttacttttcaaaCCTGAACTGAACACAAGAGGGACAATGCTGGGGAAGAGAATGATGTAA